Proteins encoded together in one Mycobacterium sp. MS1601 window:
- a CDS encoding sigma-70 family RNA polymerase sigma factor produces the protein MAPHLDSADHQLVPVTLHGDNATDRTRFEREALPMLDQLYGGAMRMTRNRSDCEDLLQETMINAYIGFHRFREGTNLLAWLYRIMTNTYISGYRKKRVRPAEYPTDQITDWQLAEEAGHSSTGLRSAEAEALEAMPDTQIAAALLALPDDFRMVVYYADVEGFAYREIAEIMGTPMGTVMSRLHRGRRQLRVLLADLARDRGYLRSESSLVA, from the coding sequence ATGGCACCACATCTCGACTCGGCAGATCACCAACTGGTTCCGGTGACGCTCCACGGCGACAACGCCACGGACCGGACGCGATTCGAGCGTGAGGCGTTGCCCATGCTCGATCAGCTCTACGGCGGTGCAATGCGGATGACCCGCAACCGCAGCGACTGCGAAGATCTGCTGCAGGAGACCATGATCAACGCCTACATCGGCTTCCACCGTTTTCGTGAAGGCACCAACCTGCTGGCATGGCTCTACCGAATCATGACCAACACCTACATCAGCGGTTACCGCAAGAAACGAGTGCGCCCAGCGGAGTACCCCACAGACCAGATCACCGACTGGCAGCTGGCCGAGGAGGCCGGACATTCGTCGACAGGATTGCGTTCTGCCGAAGCCGAGGCGCTGGAGGCCATGCCGGACACGCAGATCGCCGCTGCGCTGCTGGCCCTACCCGATGACTTCCGCATGGTGGTGTACTACGCCGACGTCGAGGGCTTCGCCTACCGCGAGATCGCCGAGATCATGGGGACGCCGATGGGCACGGTGATGTCCCGGCTGCACCGCGGACGACGGCAGCTACGCGTACTGCTGGCCGACCTCGCCCGCGACCGTGGTTACTTGCGCTCCGAATCGTCCTTGGTGGCTTGA
- a CDS encoding DUF4344 domain-containing metallopeptidase, with amino-acid sequence MRPFWVPLFATTLLIVGCGGSEQAAAPSTESETAIAEAAEVDEVPDSGKMIISYEDATSPEAINGKRILQDNEVLEGLAEGTNEMLKLPFDIPLIGGQCDTENAFWDPEDKQMVLCYEYADFAETLFTEAGDPEPVDAALSEIIATFYHEMGHMVIDLYELPTTGREEDVADQLAAFMLLIPDDNGQPDPETVDILLDDARMFALMSEGGELDESAFADEHSLNETRMFNMLCWAYGAAPDMNAHLVDDELLPEERAGRCEDEYTKLNNAWLTLLTPYIKE; translated from the coding sequence GTGCGTCCATTCTGGGTGCCGTTGTTTGCGACAACGCTGCTGATTGTCGGCTGCGGCGGCTCCGAGCAGGCGGCCGCGCCGTCGACCGAGTCCGAAACGGCGATCGCCGAAGCCGCCGAGGTCGACGAGGTCCCAGACAGCGGCAAGATGATCATCAGCTACGAGGACGCCACCAGCCCCGAAGCGATCAACGGCAAGCGGATCCTGCAGGACAACGAAGTGCTCGAAGGCTTGGCCGAAGGCACCAACGAGATGCTCAAGCTGCCCTTCGACATCCCCTTGATCGGCGGCCAGTGTGATACCGAAAATGCCTTCTGGGACCCCGAAGACAAGCAGATGGTGCTCTGCTACGAGTACGCGGACTTCGCCGAGACCCTGTTCACCGAGGCAGGCGACCCCGAGCCGGTGGACGCCGCGCTGAGCGAGATCATCGCCACCTTCTATCACGAGATGGGGCACATGGTCATCGACCTCTACGAGTTGCCCACCACCGGACGTGAAGAGGACGTGGCCGACCAGCTTGCCGCGTTCATGCTCCTGATCCCCGACGACAACGGTCAGCCCGACCCGGAGACCGTGGATATCCTGCTGGACGACGCCCGGATGTTCGCGTTGATGTCCGAGGGCGGCGAACTCGATGAATCTGCCTTCGCGGACGAGCATTCGCTCAACGAGACCCGGATGTTCAACATGTTGTGCTGGGCCTACGGCGCGGCTCCCGACATGAACGCCCATCTAGTGGACGACGAACTGCTGCCCGAAGAGCGCGCCGGGCGGTGCGAGGACGAATACACCAAGTTGAACAATGCCTGGCTGACCTTGTTGACGCCCTACATCAAGGAGTGA
- a CDS encoding ATP-binding protein encodes MPEQFHLSRLQVINWGVFDGYHSIPFSAGGALIAGASGSGKSSLLDAISLGFLPFNRRNFNASGDNSAAGSSAGRRTVDKYVRGAWGQRSDGGTSKVMYLRGDGTAWSAIAVTYTSNTGRTVTGLVLKWLTGESRSDSSSRFVLADGDRDIEDVCNRWASGRFDSGVFKEDSWRFSTKVESQYLAQLYATIGIRASDAAQQLLGKAKSLKSVGGLEQFVREFMLDEPDSLARLPEALKQIDPLVEARELLAVAQRKRKILGDIEKIQQRYASESSDLGIIDLVDAPMVRAYTDHVRLQQCPAQIESLDNTIDQLGNEYEDVTRSLNLAKAEADSLNAQISGSSASIGPLQSQVQAAEAQAEEISRRRNAYESLLEVQGIRPPEHADDFWNLREELTTAATELMAKLDRSREASTDAEYSQKVARMARDDAAKELKRVEHVGSALPESAIDMRELICAAVGLDASELPYIAELMDLRPEHSRWRVAVEKVLRGVGLRLLVPDRHYGAVLRFVNETNMRGRLQLHHVRASLVGKTPEEAEPNTLAGKLFVVDPTHPCAAEAAEVVAAAGDHICVDTPDVFPRFRRAVTDTGLYKDSDRLAVKDDRRPLKQADYIYQGDVRAKIDALTVDLAAAEEAYQKARRAADDIAAERQQMRDRAAANKAICEQFPQWNHIDTETADKHHDRLREQFEILLADHPDIEALSARSEECWAEIQTLMTRRGAIQTRRDELDSRRTRLLELSERLQPAFVSEPLTELLHRYADDVPVALELLNPEPHREAVFTTIRREREQLRESRRRSYDELARILNTFDTAFPDAIPNDSDVFDERVHDYVALCRHIDERELPEAYERMMRLVTEQAPDAILTLHRVAEQETRRISEQITRVNTGLGAVEFNRGTRLTLRATPRHLTAVAELTEIVKAISRRIAEVGLGDKQAILDQYADILRLRNRLASTAPEDRAWTRDALDVRNRFTFDCAEWDVRSEELIRTHSNAGDNSGGEQEKLMAFCLAGALSFNLASPAQNPSTAGAEADNKPVFAQLMLDEAFSKSDPQFAQQALQAFRKFGFQLVIVATVQNATTIQPYIDSVVMVSKKEATGRNARPVATVATKTISDFTALRQEMTAASKVPAVV; translated from the coding sequence ATGCCTGAGCAGTTCCATCTGTCCCGCCTGCAGGTCATCAACTGGGGCGTGTTCGACGGCTACCACTCCATTCCGTTCAGCGCGGGGGGAGCGTTGATCGCCGGCGCCTCAGGTAGCGGCAAATCCTCTCTGCTGGATGCGATCTCGCTGGGCTTCCTGCCGTTCAACCGGCGTAACTTCAACGCCTCGGGTGACAACTCTGCCGCCGGCTCCAGCGCGGGCCGCCGCACCGTCGACAAGTACGTGCGCGGGGCCTGGGGTCAGCGCAGCGACGGTGGCACATCAAAGGTGATGTACCTACGCGGGGACGGCACCGCGTGGTCGGCCATCGCCGTCACCTACACCAGCAACACCGGTCGGACCGTCACCGGACTTGTGCTCAAATGGCTGACCGGTGAATCACGCTCGGATTCTTCCAGCCGATTCGTGTTGGCTGACGGTGACCGCGACATCGAGGACGTCTGCAACCGCTGGGCCTCGGGGCGCTTCGACAGCGGCGTCTTCAAAGAAGACAGCTGGCGGTTCTCCACCAAGGTGGAGTCGCAATACCTGGCCCAGCTGTACGCCACCATCGGCATTCGCGCCTCCGACGCCGCCCAGCAGCTGCTCGGCAAGGCAAAGTCGCTGAAAAGTGTTGGTGGGCTGGAACAGTTCGTGCGCGAGTTCATGCTCGACGAGCCCGACAGCCTGGCTCGCCTGCCCGAGGCGCTCAAGCAGATCGACCCCCTGGTCGAAGCCCGCGAACTGCTGGCCGTCGCACAACGCAAACGCAAGATCCTCGGCGACATCGAGAAGATCCAGCAGCGCTACGCCTCGGAATCCTCCGACCTGGGCATCATCGACCTGGTGGACGCGCCGATGGTGCGCGCATACACCGACCATGTGCGGCTGCAACAGTGCCCGGCCCAGATCGAGTCGCTGGACAACACCATCGATCAGCTGGGCAACGAGTACGAGGACGTCACCCGATCCCTGAACCTGGCCAAGGCCGAAGCGGATTCACTCAACGCACAGATCAGCGGATCCAGCGCCAGCATCGGCCCGCTGCAGTCACAGGTGCAGGCCGCCGAGGCCCAGGCCGAGGAGATCTCGCGGCGCCGCAACGCCTATGAGTCACTGCTGGAAGTGCAGGGCATCCGTCCGCCCGAGCACGCCGACGACTTCTGGAACCTGCGTGAGGAACTCACCACTGCGGCCACCGAACTGATGGCCAAGCTGGATCGCAGCCGGGAGGCCTCCACCGACGCCGAGTACAGCCAAAAGGTGGCACGGATGGCCCGCGATGACGCGGCCAAGGAACTCAAGCGCGTCGAGCACGTTGGTTCCGCGCTGCCCGAATCTGCGATCGACATGCGTGAACTCATCTGCGCCGCAGTCGGTCTCGATGCTTCCGAGCTTCCGTACATCGCCGAGCTGATGGATCTGCGACCCGAGCACAGTCGCTGGCGGGTCGCGGTGGAGAAGGTGCTGAGAGGCGTCGGCCTGAGGCTGCTGGTGCCCGACCGCCACTACGGCGCGGTGCTGCGTTTCGTCAACGAGACCAACATGCGCGGACGGCTGCAGCTGCACCATGTCCGGGCCAGTTTGGTCGGCAAGACACCAGAGGAGGCTGAGCCGAACACGTTGGCCGGCAAGCTCTTTGTCGTTGACCCCACTCACCCGTGCGCGGCCGAGGCAGCCGAGGTCGTGGCCGCCGCCGGCGACCACATCTGTGTCGACACTCCCGATGTGTTCCCCCGCTTCCGGCGTGCGGTTACCGACACCGGCCTGTACAAGGACTCCGACCGGTTGGCCGTCAAGGACGACCGCCGCCCACTCAAGCAAGCCGACTACATCTACCAGGGTGACGTCCGCGCCAAGATCGACGCACTCACCGTCGACCTGGCCGCGGCCGAGGAGGCGTACCAGAAGGCGCGCCGCGCCGCCGACGACATCGCCGCCGAACGCCAGCAGATGCGCGACCGAGCCGCGGCCAACAAAGCCATCTGTGAACAGTTTCCGCAGTGGAACCACATCGACACCGAGACCGCCGACAAGCACCACGACCGGCTGCGAGAGCAGTTCGAGATCCTGTTGGCCGACCATCCGGACATCGAGGCGCTGTCGGCGCGCTCGGAGGAGTGCTGGGCCGAGATCCAGACACTGATGACCCGCCGCGGCGCCATACAGACTCGGCGCGATGAGCTCGACAGCCGCCGCACCCGGCTGCTGGAGCTCTCCGAACGGCTGCAGCCTGCCTTCGTCTCCGAGCCACTGACCGAACTGTTGCACCGCTACGCCGACGACGTGCCGGTGGCACTCGAGCTGCTCAACCCGGAGCCGCACCGCGAGGCCGTGTTCACCACCATTCGTCGCGAACGCGAGCAGCTGCGTGAGAGCCGCAGGCGTTCCTACGATGAGCTGGCCCGCATTCTCAACACCTTCGACACCGCGTTCCCCGATGCCATCCCCAACGACAGCGACGTGTTCGACGAGCGAGTCCACGACTACGTGGCGCTCTGCCGGCACATCGATGAACGCGAGCTGCCCGAGGCCTACGAGCGGATGATGCGTCTGGTCACCGAGCAGGCGCCGGATGCCATCCTGACGTTGCACCGGGTAGCCGAGCAGGAGACCCGCCGCATCAGCGAGCAGATCACCCGTGTGAACACCGGTCTCGGCGCGGTGGAGTTCAATCGCGGCACCCGTCTGACGCTACGGGCCACCCCGCGGCATCTGACCGCTGTCGCCGAGCTCACCGAGATCGTGAAGGCCATCTCGCGGCGTATCGCCGAGGTGGGCCTGGGAGACAAGCAGGCCATCTTGGATCAGTACGCCGACATCCTTCGGCTGCGCAATCGACTGGCATCCACGGCGCCAGAGGACAGGGCGTGGACCCGTGACGCGCTCGATGTGCGGAACCGGTTCACCTTCGACTGCGCCGAATGGGATGTTCGCAGTGAGGAATTGATCCGCACGCACAGCAATGCCGGCGACAACTCCGGCGGCGAGCAGGAGAAGCTGATGGCGTTCTGCCTGGCAGGCGCACTGAGCTTCAACCTGGCCAGCCCCGCGCAGAACCCGTCGACGGCGGGCGCCGAGGCCGACAACAAGCCGGTGTTCGCACAGCTGATGCTCGACGAGGCATTCAGCAAATCCGACCCACAGTTCGCCCAGCAAGCACTGCAGGCGTTCCGGAAATTCGGCTTCCAGCTCGTCATCGTGGCCACGGTGCAGAACGCCACCACCATCCAGCCCTACATCGACAGTGTGGTGATGGTGTCCAAGAAGGAGGCCACCGGTCGTAATGCCAGGCCCGTCGCGACGGTGGCCACCAAGACCATCTCCGATTTCACCGCGCTGCGCCAGGAGATGACGGCGGCGTCCAAGGTGCCCGCAGTGGTGTGA
- a CDS encoding DUF4194 domain-containing protein: MTETDIDFSSLPQVDQNTRTPHQKRPRFEGDVSELPDRACWALQQLLTRRYISAEADRDLYSWVLEYRKDLTVRLSELDLLLRLVEGVGGGDGVAFVEQARYESARGAKLLRREPLGTYDSILALHLAQMMRASGDSTVLISRDEVHGLFSGVLNDIDRDTVTFTARIDAAIARLAGLDILRRSRDDEDSYTVSPVITAVMTASVIAELQQQFELLLRGGSPEVEVELDA; the protein is encoded by the coding sequence GTGACCGAAACTGACATCGATTTCTCGTCGCTGCCCCAGGTCGACCAGAACACCCGTACCCCGCACCAGAAGCGTCCCCGATTCGAGGGCGATGTCAGCGAGTTGCCCGACCGCGCGTGCTGGGCACTGCAGCAGCTGTTGACCCGGCGCTACATCAGCGCCGAGGCCGACCGCGACCTCTACAGCTGGGTACTGGAATATCGCAAAGACCTCACCGTGCGGCTGTCGGAACTGGACCTGCTGCTGCGCCTCGTAGAAGGCGTCGGCGGAGGTGACGGAGTGGCGTTCGTCGAGCAGGCTCGCTACGAATCCGCAAGGGGTGCCAAGCTTTTGCGTCGCGAGCCGCTGGGCACCTACGACTCGATCCTGGCGCTGCACCTGGCGCAGATGATGCGCGCCTCCGGCGACAGCACCGTGCTGATCAGCCGTGACGAGGTCCACGGCCTGTTCTCCGGGGTGCTCAATGACATCGACCGCGACACGGTGACGTTCACCGCTCGCATCGACGCCGCGATCGCCCGGCTGGCTGGTCTGGACATCCTGCGCCGCAGCCGCGACGACGAGGACAGCTACACCGTCAGCCCCGTCATCACCGCGGTCATGACCGCCTCGGTGATCGCCGAACTGCAGCAGCAGTTCGAACTGCTGCTGCGAGGCGGCAGCCCAGAAGTAGAGGTTGAACTCGATGCCTGA
- a CDS encoding DUF3375 domain-containing protein, with protein MDDNTTLSATDLLDLNRGIQSSPTLRLLATTNLGVYATLMERHLSGGVVPETELVVALERDLGAVHDNDAQSGLGLIKSWASQGWLHRVADTRSGYERNLCYLTQEARRALDFIRGMRRQDTIATGGSINGIASRLKQVALRVDTNPERIRRSIEAEIEALHRELDGLQSGEIERSEPDLTDSYDEARAIALQMERLITDIGQYGTMIEQATAALDEPIDSNVEYRDRQRQMYADYQAAWDSQGRDSHRAFLRMVNDPEQRAEFEADVTAVAEALPALDPQLRKVMAGFFELVGHQIDEVERIQQRCAQRVKRFTAFGTLEQSRGVARQLNEAIGAARNLLKASLTDSRLEIELPLARHAISSIGALSFRIGDLSNPKPAHTAGSELDLSSFAALTTQVDAPAMSDMINNAIKTSPLSLPDAVDLLDSAYLGHVIVLWSWALKQPHDSESELTHVVEKVRFRSLDGRDREMEVPRLMFTEPISSLQGVTQ; from the coding sequence TTGGACGACAACACGACACTGTCTGCCACAGACCTGCTCGACCTCAACCGCGGAATCCAGAGCTCCCCGACCCTGCGCCTGCTGGCCACCACCAACCTCGGTGTGTACGCCACGCTGATGGAACGTCACCTCAGCGGCGGCGTCGTCCCGGAAACGGAGTTGGTGGTCGCCCTGGAACGCGACCTCGGCGCGGTGCACGACAACGACGCGCAGTCCGGGCTCGGGCTGATCAAGTCCTGGGCCAGCCAGGGCTGGCTGCACCGGGTCGCCGACACCCGATCCGGTTACGAGCGCAACCTCTGCTACCTCACCCAGGAGGCGCGGCGGGCGCTGGACTTCATACGAGGCATGCGCCGCCAGGACACCATCGCCACCGGCGGCTCCATCAACGGCATCGCCTCCCGGCTCAAGCAGGTCGCCCTGCGGGTGGACACCAACCCGGAGCGCATTCGCAGGAGCATCGAGGCCGAGATCGAGGCGCTGCACCGTGAGCTCGACGGGCTCCAATCAGGTGAGATCGAACGTAGCGAACCCGACCTGACGGATTCCTACGACGAGGCCCGCGCCATTGCGCTGCAGATGGAGCGCCTGATCACCGACATCGGCCAGTACGGCACCATGATCGAACAGGCCACCGCCGCACTCGACGAGCCCATCGACAGCAATGTCGAATACCGCGACCGGCAGCGCCAGATGTACGCCGATTACCAGGCCGCCTGGGACTCGCAGGGCCGCGACTCCCACCGTGCCTTCCTGCGGATGGTCAACGATCCCGAGCAGCGCGCCGAGTTCGAAGCCGACGTGACCGCAGTCGCGGAGGCTCTGCCGGCCCTCGACCCGCAGCTGCGCAAGGTGATGGCCGGCTTCTTCGAACTGGTCGGCCATCAGATCGACGAGGTGGAGCGCATCCAGCAGCGCTGCGCCCAGCGTGTCAAGCGTTTCACCGCATTCGGCACACTGGAGCAGAGCCGCGGCGTGGCACGTCAACTCAACGAGGCCATCGGTGCTGCCCGCAACCTGCTCAAGGCCTCTCTGACCGACTCGCGCCTGGAAATCGAGCTGCCCCTGGCGCGGCACGCCATCAGTTCCATTGGCGCACTGAGCTTCCGGATCGGCGACCTGTCCAACCCGAAGCCCGCCCATACCGCGGGCAGCGAGCTGGACCTGTCCAGCTTCGCCGCGCTCACCACCCAGGTCGACGCCCCCGCGATGTCGGACATGATCAACAACGCCATCAAGACCTCCCCGCTGTCGCTGCCCGACGCGGTGGATCTGCTGGACTCGGCCTATTTGGGCCACGTCATCGTGCTGTGGTCGTGGGCACTCAAACAACCGCACGACTCCGAATCCGAGTTGACTCACGTGGTCGAGAAAGTACGGTTCCGATCACTCGACGGCCGTGACCGCGAGATGGAGGTTCCGCGCCTGATGTTCACCGAGCCCATCTCCAGCCTCCAGGGAGTCACCCAGTGA
- a CDS encoding FAD-binding dehydrogenase: MTVLTADVIVVGHGLAGLVATHELSASGRTVLLIDQEGPQDFGGQAYWSFGGLFMVGTPEQRLCGIRDSRELAWQDWLGSAQFTDDDHWPRQWAGAYVDFAAGEKRRWLRSLGWRAFPIPGWPERGGRGALGSGNSVPRFHITWGTGPGLVDVFATRVLDAESRGLVRRLFRHRVDELDLTDGTVTGVHGTVLGASAHPRGAPSTNTEVGYFSAQASAVVLATGGVGGNPTLVKELFTQSFGRYPDGMLCGNPAYVDGAMIAIARKAGAKVANENRLWFYPDGVANIDPLWPDHGIHVTAGPSALWLDGAGRRLPAPLFPNFDTVGAVRYVMDSGHSHSWLVMNAAIFRREFAMSGQELNPAITGRHAWAAITGLVRPRIGAANRQFLERGKDFVSAPTVGQLAAAMSVDAAALEREIKARDSQVHNRYSKDPQFAAIHNARRYWPDRFKVAKPGPILDPQAGPLIAVKLHITTRKTLGGLQTDLQGRVLGETGEPLSGLYAAGEVSGFGGGGIHGNRSLEGTFVGGCLFTGRTAGRNIARSVG; this comes from the coding sequence ATGACAGTGCTCACGGCGGACGTGATCGTCGTCGGTCACGGATTGGCCGGACTGGTGGCCACCCACGAGCTCAGCGCATCGGGCAGAACCGTGCTGCTGATCGACCAGGAGGGGCCTCAGGATTTCGGCGGTCAGGCCTACTGGTCGTTCGGCGGACTGTTCATGGTTGGCACACCTGAGCAGCGGCTCTGCGGTATCCGCGACTCACGTGAGCTGGCTTGGCAGGACTGGCTGGGCTCGGCGCAGTTCACCGACGACGACCACTGGCCACGACAGTGGGCTGGTGCCTACGTCGACTTCGCCGCCGGTGAGAAGCGTCGGTGGCTGCGCAGTCTCGGCTGGCGCGCGTTTCCGATCCCCGGCTGGCCGGAACGCGGCGGGCGTGGCGCACTCGGCTCTGGCAACAGTGTGCCGCGCTTCCACATCACCTGGGGTACCGGCCCCGGGTTGGTCGACGTGTTCGCCACGCGGGTGCTCGACGCCGAGTCGCGCGGGTTGGTGCGACGCCTGTTTCGGCACCGAGTCGACGAGCTCGACCTCACCGACGGCACGGTCACCGGTGTCCACGGCACGGTGCTGGGCGCCTCGGCGCACCCCCGCGGAGCGCCGTCCACGAACACCGAGGTGGGGTACTTCAGTGCGCAGGCGTCGGCCGTCGTGCTGGCCACCGGCGGCGTCGGAGGCAATCCGACCCTGGTCAAGGAGTTGTTCACGCAGAGCTTCGGGCGCTACCCCGACGGAATGCTGTGCGGCAACCCGGCTTACGTCGACGGCGCGATGATCGCCATCGCACGCAAGGCCGGCGCCAAGGTCGCCAACGAGAACCGACTCTGGTTCTACCCCGACGGCGTTGCCAACATCGACCCGCTCTGGCCTGACCACGGAATCCACGTCACGGCAGGACCTTCCGCGCTGTGGCTCGACGGTGCGGGCAGGAGACTGCCTGCCCCGCTGTTCCCCAACTTCGACACCGTGGGCGCCGTCCGGTACGTCATGGACTCCGGACACTCGCACTCATGGCTGGTGATGAACGCCGCGATCTTCCGCCGGGAGTTCGCGATGTCCGGCCAAGAACTCAACCCGGCAATCACCGGACGCCACGCGTGGGCGGCGATAACAGGATTGGTGCGACCCAGGATCGGCGCCGCCAACCGACAGTTCCTGGAGCGCGGCAAGGACTTCGTGTCCGCGCCGACGGTCGGGCAACTAGCTGCGGCCATGTCCGTGGACGCCGCCGCGCTGGAGCGGGAAATCAAAGCGCGAGACTCCCAGGTACACAACCGGTACAGCAAGGACCCGCAGTTCGCCGCGATCCACAACGCCAGGCGCTACTGGCCGGACCGGTTCAAGGTCGCCAAACCCGGTCCCATCCTCGATCCTCAGGCAGGTCCCCTGATCGCCGTCAAACTACACATCACCACCCGAAAGACGTTGGGCGGGTTACAGACCGATCTACAGGGCCGTGTGCTCGGGGAAACCGGAGAACCGCTGTCCGGGCTCTATGCCGCCGGCGAAGTCTCGGGCTTCGGCGGCGGGGGCATCCACGGGAACCGTTCCCTGGAAGGCACGTTCGTCGGAGGTTGTCTGTTCACCGGCCGCACCGCGGGCCGCAACATCGCAAGGAGTGTCGGGTGA
- a CDS encoding alpha-keto acid decarboxylase family protein — protein sequence MKIGDFLLRRLAEIGTTHVFGVPGDYNMAFLEQLEAHPGIHWVGNCNELNAAYAADGYARSGKPGVLVTTYGVGCLSALNGIAGAYCEHIPLIHISGSPPEHAVLGRVSLHHSLLDGGYRNVHRAFAEFTEYSATISPANAVEVIDHALLTALRSRRPVRLELPSDLAHVEIAVPDDVLSLQDPMPAGPQRADAVAAVAQALAQARRPLLLFDAPAVRFGALAAIEEFCAAAGLPYFCTLPAVHYADSARPQFQGMLPGGDRRHVFEDADLMIACGLTVSDVTTGGFSLDFDEVPMVRLQPTFTQVGTDVFYGTGIAEILVALREAISPREPWWSTTPAVDTPVDGTALTQALFFSRLQDFLRSGDVLVAETGTSAQNTVGMTLPPGTGYINQSSWGSIGYALPALLGSMVAEPERRHVLCTGDGSFQVTAQELSTIIRGGHHPVIFLLNNRGYTIERAILGAHSPYNDVANWAYHDVPRVFGIDEDRLLSRVCTTVAELDAAMGEAAGTGRLCFIEVALQPLDMTPATRFVGDGTRVYDYGVYGPGNPLTP from the coding sequence GTGAAAATCGGTGATTTCCTGCTGCGCCGGCTGGCCGAGATCGGAACCACCCACGTCTTCGGCGTCCCGGGTGACTACAACATGGCCTTCCTCGAGCAACTCGAGGCCCATCCCGGTATCCACTGGGTGGGCAACTGCAACGAGTTGAACGCGGCCTACGCCGCTGACGGGTACGCCCGCTCCGGCAAGCCCGGGGTGCTGGTCACCACCTACGGCGTGGGCTGCCTGAGTGCACTCAACGGCATTGCCGGTGCTTACTGCGAGCACATCCCGCTGATCCACATCTCCGGCTCACCACCGGAACACGCTGTGCTCGGCAGGGTTTCGCTGCACCACAGTCTGCTCGACGGCGGCTACCGCAACGTGCACCGAGCATTCGCGGAGTTCACCGAATACTCGGCCACCATATCGCCCGCCAACGCCGTCGAGGTGATCGACCACGCGCTGCTGACGGCGTTGCGGTCGCGGCGGCCGGTGCGCCTGGAACTGCCCTCGGACTTGGCTCACGTCGAGATCGCAGTGCCCGACGACGTGCTGTCGCTGCAGGATCCGATGCCGGCGGGTCCGCAGCGCGCCGATGCTGTCGCCGCGGTTGCGCAGGCGCTGGCGCAGGCGCGACGGCCCCTGCTGCTGTTCGACGCGCCGGCTGTGCGTTTCGGTGCACTGGCAGCGATCGAGGAGTTCTGCGCCGCTGCCGGTCTGCCGTACTTCTGCACCCTGCCCGCGGTGCACTACGCCGACAGCGCACGCCCGCAGTTCCAGGGCATGCTGCCCGGTGGGGACCGCCGGCATGTGTTCGAGGACGCCGATCTGATGATCGCCTGCGGGCTGACCGTCTCCGACGTCACCACCGGCGGATTTTCGCTGGACTTCGACGAAGTACCGATGGTGCGGTTGCAACCCACCTTCACTCAGGTGGGAACCGACGTCTTCTACGGCACCGGTATCGCGGAAATTCTTGTGGCTCTTCGAGAGGCGATCTCGCCGCGAGAGCCGTGGTGGAGTACCACGCCGGCTGTCGACACCCCGGTGGACGGCACCGCACTGACCCAGGCGCTGTTCTTCTCCCGACTGCAGGACTTCCTGCGCTCGGGCGATGTGCTGGTTGCCGAGACGGGCACGTCGGCGCAGAACACCGTCGGGATGACGTTGCCGCCTGGCACCGGCTACATCAATCAATCAAGCTGGGGCTCAATCGGATACGCGCTGCCTGCGCTGCTCGGATCCATGGTGGCCGAACCCGAGCGGCGTCACGTCCTGTGCACCGGCGACGGCTCGTTCCAGGTCACCGCTCAGGAGTTGTCCACCATTATCCGTGGTGGCCATCACCCGGTGATCTTTCTGCTCAACAACCGCGGGTACACCATCGAGCGAGCTATCCTCGGTGCCCACTCGCCCTACAACGACGTCGCCAACTGGGCCTACCATGACGTTCCCCGGGTCTTCGGCATCGACGAGGACCGACTGCTCAGCCGCGTCTGCACCACCGTCGCCGAGTTGGATGCGGCGATGGGCGAGGCCGCCGGCACTGGCCGGCTGTGCTTCATCGAGGTGGCCCTGCAGCCGTTGGACATGACACCGGCAACAAGGTTCGTCGGTGACGGCACCCGCGTCTACGACTACGGCGTGTACGGTCCGGGAAACCCGCTCACACCATGA